The following DNA comes from Solanum stenotomum isolate F172 chromosome 11, ASM1918654v1, whole genome shotgun sequence.
GTTATTTCAGGGTGTCCAAATTCTATATATACCAAtacaaaatcaaaactttaCGTGTATATACCGTATTATTTTTCGACGAAGGGTTTCCAATTGGACATCCTGGAGCCTACGTGGCTCCGCCCCTGGTTGAAGTTTGCTTTTAGTTACTACAGTACTCTTTAGCAAAATAAGTTGtctagtttaaaataaatttgaaatttgaatttttgttagGTTATTCTagttgttgagatattttaggatttttgaattttaaattatgtcaattatatgttttatattggGTATTTAAAGCCCATCAatgcttaataaaattattgaaagctACTGAAAGACATTTCAATCCATCAAGAGACAtttcaattaattctttttgctgccccttttttttaaaaaaacacctACAGAATTGgaccatggatattttggtctGAATACAACATAAGAAGACATCTCATTCTTGGTCTGGATCAGCAGGTCGCCCGAGACAATCTAAAGAAGGAACCATCACTCAGAAGTGTTCTTTCAGATCCCTTATTGTAAGTTTTAATTTGTCAAATggacttttctccttcttttctgGTTAAATATAGCAGCATATTTACTGCATGAGTATATCAAACATCTTATACTTTCTTAGTCTCAAACTTTTAACCTAATAAATAGACATCCCTTACTTCCATTTATAGCAAGAAGTTCAAGAAACGTTGGCCTAGTTTGACTAAAGGTCTTGCAGAAGTTTTCAAgattatattttcttcaaaaatttccTAGCAAAATAATGCagataactttttctttttaatgatgtttgaaggaaaaaatgCTAGGCAACTGTAAAACTAACAGACATAACATGACGATACAGATGCCTTAAACTTGCAAACAGAACCACTGAAATGGTCTAAAGAGTTGGTATAAGGGatgtttgaaggaaaaaatgCTAGGCAACTGTAAACTAACAGAGACATAACATTATAGATGCCTTATACTTGCAAACGAAACTGCTGATAAGGTCTAAAGAGTTGGTATGCCCTCTCTACATggtatttgtattagaaatgTGGTTTGGTTACAGGAGCTATGAGATATTGAACAAACGTGCATGACTCTATGGAACTGAGCTAGCTCTGGTTTCTTATGCTGGAAATATTTACAAAGACTTTTTGCTACCCTCAATTGTGTGGACTTAATAAATAAGTATAACAAAAGTCTAACTTACATGCGGCTCACACCCCAACCTCCAACAGAGGAAAAACAATAAGCAGAGAAGTCAAAACCTCTACCACTGTTAGTTGAGTTGCTGTGAGTTCCCTCTGCGATATGGAAAACGTTGAATATCAATAGAGCCAAAAAGTGGCCTTTGGCTAAATATAAGAAACAATTGAAAGCTGCATCTTGAGCCGTGGAGCTTTATTTTAAAATCCATGTATATCACCTAGATTAGAGCTATTACGTGTTTTAGAATGTGCAGAAGTGGGGTAAATACTATAAATATCTCGTAACAGTTGTGAAATTGCACAAAGTTTTCAGATGATTTTTGGTgctattttgcaaatttttagCAGCTTCACGCATTTTGAGGCCGAGATGAACTCGAGCATTAAAAGCAAGTAAAGCATTAAAAGAAACGCATCAATTCCCCTGCTGAGACTTAACCAGAATAGAACCAAGAAGTGGATAAAGAATTTGGAACTTGCAACTGTGTTTTCCTATGAAAAGGTAGGAATATATTGTGCTCTTGAAAAGCTATATTTCCTTCTCTTCCTTGGCCCTTAAACTAGTTAAATAGTTCATGACAACAGTGTGCTGCAGTACACAGAGTGTTGGATACTTGGACTGAGCATATTAGTTTCAACTTCCCTTGTCAAGTGTTAAAATGGAAATTTTTGTAGCCCCCTTAACTGAAGTTGATAGTCGTAGTCTCTTGTTTATTTACCCCCACCCTCCCCACGCCAAGCTTGTATCATTGTTTTCTTGTAGCTCCATTCATGATTCATATTAGCATATGAATGGCTAATTAGTGTATAGTTTCTTGCATCTGGAAAATATAATTACTTTACCGTTACAATGTGAAACATTCCAGTGGCACATTCCTTGAAGATGCTATGTTTGTTTCATTCGGACATTCCTTTGGTGGTCTCAAGCTGAAAAGGGTTATTGATATGGTAGGAGTTTTTGTCTTCTTCTCTAGCCATTTTTCCTGTTCTCATAAGAATATGAAGATTATAAATTGGTATGAGCTACCACAGACTTTGAGCAAACCATACATGGGATATTGGCGCAACTGCTTCATGGACAAAGCAACTCTTGCTTGAACATCATATTCCTTTTTGGTTTCATGTTGTTGTCTTCATTTCTTGGGTTAGTGATGAATGAGTCAAGAACATAATCACATTCATCTCATCATGACAGGCAAGATGTACCCTCTGCAATGCTGAAATTGAGCGTAGTTCCTTAATACCTAACCACGGTTAGCTCCagttcatttctttctttctctctacATTTATTTATACGTTATATACATATCTTCTCCTTCAgactttcttttttctaaaaaaaaattgttcccTAACTAACACACTCTACCTGATTCTTTCTGGCCTCTTACTcaattttcaatgatttttttctcattaattCTGCCATCTGGTTTACACTATGGATTTCATCTTCAGTACTGAGAGCTGCTGCCGCAGCAGTAAAGCATGAGGATGACCAAAGACTTTTCCACAATGCTGCCCTTAGAAAAGAAGAGGGAGACATTACAGTAAGCTTTGATTTTCCCCATTTTGCTGCAAACTGCGAAGTAGAGCTCATTGTCTTCAGTTTTCTGGTAAAAGGAACTATCTTAATCTGGTATTAACTTTTATGCAATGACATGCCAATTAATATGTCCTAGTCAATTTTTCCGTCTCAAGGTATGTTGCTCGAATATGGGTGTCGGCACCCAATACGGTAGCAGANNNNNNNNNNNNNNNNNNNNNNNNNNNNNNNNNNNNNNNNNNNNNNNNNNNNNNN
Coding sequences within:
- the LOC125845748 gene encoding U-box domain-containing protein 63-like, with the protein product MDDLSAEEDMLCSNTDNAYVARDNLKKEPSLRSVLSDPLFGTFLEDAMFVSFGHSFGGLKLKRVIDMARCTLCNAEIERSSLIPNHVLRAAAAAVKHEDDQRLFHNAALRKEEGDITVSFDFPHFAANCEVELIVFSFLVKGTILIWY